The genomic stretch AAAGATGTCCTGGCGGACTTTGCCGAGCACGGGATGAGTACGCGTATTACCGAACAGCTCAATCACCTACTCGCCACCCTGGCCTGCCACGGTTCAGTACGCGCCCACCGACGGTTATCGATCCTCGAAATGGACGCCCTCTTGCGTGATATGGAGGCCACCGAACGTAGCGGTCAGTGTAATCACGGCCGTCCGACCTGGGTTCAATTACGTATGGCAGATCTAGACCAATTATTTCTGCGAGGAAGGTAATTGCCTGCTCCCCCCTCACGTTGTGGGGAGCGATAGTTTCTTATCGATTATTTCGGTACTCGTAGAGATACGCCCAGATAAATAATCGCTTTGCCCAATGTAATAGCCTACTCTTGAATACTCGGCTGCGAGTCTGATCTCGGAATATCAGAATCCCGGCGTCTAGGGTATCCACAATACAAATAAATTCCTGCCGAAAGGTATGATCTGTACGGATACCGTGCAGATCACCAAGGAGATTTCGTGCTAACGCCTGGGCGTGGAGGTCTGCCATATGTCCTTGCTTGGCTATCCAATTCGGTACCGGAAAGTGACCCGCATCTCCCGCCACATAGACGCTACCCTCGAAACCAGATACCCGACAACCAGCATCGGCCCGAATAAAGCCATCTTCCGATAACGGTAGATCGCTATGAATAGCCCAATCCGGCCCTATCATCTCGGAGATAAAAACGGTAAGGTCGCTTTTTATATCACCGCCTGCGGTAATTACTCGATCGACACCAAAACCTTCAAGCGGATGACCCACATGACTACGAATGTCACGCCGGTCCATCTCTTGCTGCAAATGACCTCGCGCCGCGCCTCCCCAGCGTATATCAAACTCAGAGGTGGCGCTGAAGAATACCAAATCGAAGCGATCGCGACGTTTCTGGCGTCGCAACAGGCTATCGATACCCAACATGAATTCAAACAACGGTTCAATGCGTAACGCCGCAGGCCCGTTAGGGTCTCCCGAGAAACCAAAAGCCAGCGTCCCTTTCTCCAAGGCTGCCAATCGTTCTGTCATTGCCGCAACAGACCCGTACCCCTCGCAGGGAATAAAAACATGCTCAATGCCTGGTAGCTGTTTTAGCGAATGTCCACCGCAAGCAATGACCAATCGCTCGTACCCCATTTCACCCGCAGTGGTGCGTAACCTCCGCGCCCCGGCATCCAGACCGGTAACCCACCCCGAGATATAATCCACACGATAACGGCGTAGGAAATTATTCAGGGGAAAGGTCAGATCAGGTTCTTGATACAATCCGGCCGGCACCCAGATGATCGATGGATAGTAAAACCGCTCGGCGTGAGGCGCTACCAAGGTAATTGCGGCATCACAGCCGGCGCGACGTAAGGTCTTTATCGTCATCAATCCAGCAAAGCTGGTTCCGATCACAATAATGTTTTTCACGGCTTCTCCCGAGGGTCACCAGTGTAAAGTCGCACAGATGGGGGTAAGTTGTAGCCTTTAGCCACGCTAATGGCGTGTCGGTATATATCTGTCCAAGGCAAAGTAGATTTTCTACCTGGCACCCTTTTCTTCTCTCTTCTGAAGGCTAAGTTTTAGCCTTTGTAGACTGTTCTCAAGATCAGTCACTTTGGCCCTTTGAATATGACGCAATATTGCGTGAGAAAGGGGTTGGATCTGGAATCGCTGTGCTACTGTATCCTCCATGTGATTTAGCAGGTGCGTGGTTATCTCTGCATCGACCATGGCGCGGTGGGCCTTACCAATATTAGGAAGGCGCGCAAAAGTCGCGAGCGTTCCAAGCTTGTGGTTTGGCGCATCAGGATAGAGCCGTCGAGCCGCGAGCATGGAACAAGCAAACGGCTGTTTGCTGGTACGACGAATCAAAGCTAGCTCCGCCTCCCAGAATTTCTGATCAAAGGAGGCATTATGGGCAACGATCGGTAGATCACCGACAAAATCGGCAACCTCATTCATCACAAGAGCGGCAGGAGGGGCACGACGCACCATTTCATTGGTGATACCCGTGAACTCGGTAATAAAGGGGGGAACCCTCACCCCAGCATTCATGAGGCTCTGATAACGTCGCACAATACAGCGATCCTGAAGCACAATGGCGGCAATCTCCGTGGCGCGATCCCCTTGACCGGGTGAAAGCCCAGTGGTTTCAAAGTCGATAATCACCAAGGTTTCCACAGCGTTTCCTCTTGCGATATCACTGATGTTGATGGAGGAAAACCGTGCCAGGTAGCAACCTGAGTAAAATACCTAGGCAATGGCACCGTTTAGATCTCTGACCACGGAATCGATGCCTCATGCCCACAATATTCACAAACTGCTTTAATGGTTCCGTCTTGGTTGTCAGAAAACACCCACATCGGACTCTCGCAGCAGAAATAATCTCTACTCGCCTTCAACCAATCTATACATTTTTTTCTATCAATAACCATTGAACTAACCTCTCTCATTATTCTTTGACAAAGTGACTAAGGAATCATCAACCTATAGAACCTTCACCAAAACCAAGTCGTCACCTAACCAACGACTAAACTAACCCAAGTTGCTATCTATGCGGTGAGAAACGAAAAAGTCCCTCTCCCCCCGGGAGAGGGGTTGAGGGTGAGGGCGGGAATTTGTTGATTCGTCAGCATCACACCCTCACCCCCGGCCCCTCTCCCGGAGGGAGAGGGGAGAAAAGCGCGCTAGGTAGCAACTTGGGTTAAACTATTATTTTGACAGGTATTGCCGGAATCCAGGCGCCATGAATGGCTTGGTCGGTGTCTCACTTCCCCGCGTCCTGGATTTCAGCAATCCCTGCCGAAATGACGAGCTAAGGCTACTTTCAGAGTTTCTCGTAACTATCGCGACCTATCGTAGGATGCGCTGACGAAGGAAGCGCATCGTTCACGCGATGGATGTGTCTCGTACCTCGACGCATCCTACAAGGCGTGGGTGGTACGAGAAATTCTGGAAGTAGCCTTAGGTAACAACCCGAGTTAGCCTATGGCAGCAACTGCGCAAGCCCGCCGAAGCGGCGCACTCGGCGGGTAACCGATTGCTCCAACACCGTAGTGTCGGATAGTAACATAGTGAATCGATGGCGGGCACGGGTGATACCGGTGTAGATCAACTCACGGGTCAAAACGGGATTGTTTTTGTCTGGTAACACCAATGCAACGTGGTCAAATTCTGAACCCTGAGATTTATGAACCGTCATAGCATAGACCGTCTCGATATTGGTGAGACGACTGGGTAAGACCTGTTTTATTCCTCCGTCTGGTAAACGGAAGACTACCCGTAATCGGGTTGGGGCGATATCGCCACTCGCCCGCAAGACGTTATCGGTATCAATCCTCTCAGGAAAGCGCAAGGCAATACCAATATCGCCGTTCATGAGTCCTAGGCTATAATCGTTGCGGGTTACCAGGATGGGGCGACCTTCGTACCAACCATGGAGCTGATCAATAAGTTTGGTTTGATAGAGGGCCTCGGCAATCCGCTGATTGAGTCCTTCTACCCCCCAGGGACCACGACGTAGCGCGCACAGTAATTGGAACTGATCAAATGCATCCAATATCGATTTTGCCCATTGTTCGTAATCATCGAACGTAGCCCGTAATGGTGGACGCCGTCGTTGCAAGAGTTCTAGATAATGGCGATAACCACCGGTTGTTATTGGTGCGGCCTCGCCTTTTTCCGCAACGAGGGGGGAGATACTAGGCTTCTCTATCGTTCCATCCACCACCAGTTTTTCTAGGTTGCCGTCTGATTCATCGCGCAGGAGGATGCGCGTAATATCGGTGTAGGGCGGTATATGATCCCAGAGCGTGCGCACAACATGCGTCTGGCCGGAGTTCACCGCTACCGCAAGTTTACCGATACCGCTATGCGCCGTGAAACGATGACTGACTCGCAACATAATCAGTTGCTGTGCCAATTTTCCTCCGTTTCCATGCCAGGTGCTCACGTCTTCACCGATGGTGGCAGAAATCCAATTCACCGTATCGGAAAGGTAGCCATTCTGTTCGGCATTCTGGCAAAGGTCGCCCAACACCGAGCCCGCCTCCACTGAGGCTAACTGGTCCTTGTCCCCTAACAAAATCAGACAGGTCTCGGGACGCAATGCAGAGAATAGTGCAGCCATTATCTCCAGGTCGATCATCGAGGATTCGTCGATGACCACTAGATCAGCATGTAACGGATTATCCGCATTGTGGCGGAAATGACGACTTCCTGGTCGACTCCCTAACAATCGATGTAAGGTAGATGCCTCGGTAGGAATTGCTTCACGCATCGCCTCGGGAATCTTATCGAGCGCTTTACTAATTGACTCAGTGAGACGCGCGGCGGCCTTTCCGGTAGGTGCCGCTAGACGGATGCGTAGTTTTCCTTCTGGTTGGCGAGCTGTTCCTTGAAGCAGCGCTAATAGTCGAACTACGGTGGTAGTTTTACCCGTTCCTGGGCCACCGGTAATCACCGAAAACGAGCCCCGCGCTGCTAACGCACAGGCAATCTTCTGCCAATCAGGTCCCCCTAATACACGCTCAGGGAAAAGTCTCTCTAAACGAACCCTCAGATCCTCCGGCACTGACACGATACGGGCAAGACGGTCGTGAATAGCTGTAGCAACTCGTTGTTCGTATTCCCAGTAACGACGCAGATAGAGTCGATTATCCACCAACACCAAGGGAGTGCTACCACTTCCCCCGGCCACAAGAGACGATTTTCGGATTGAACATTGCCAATTCGACAGAGTAATTCTTGCCAACACATT from Gammaproteobacteria bacterium encodes the following:
- the sqr gene encoding Sulfide-quinone reductase, whose product is MKNIIVIGTSFAGLMTIKTLRRAGCDAAITLVAPHAERFYYPSIIWVPAGLYQEPDLTFPLNNFLRRYRVDYISGWVTGLDAGARRLRTTAGEMGYERLVIACGGHSLKQLPGIEHVFIPCEGYGSVAAMTERLAALEKGTLAFGFSGDPNGPAALRIEPLFEFMLGIDSLLRRQKRRDRFDLVFFSATSEFDIRWGGAARGHLQQEMDRRDIRSHVGHPLEGFGVDRVITAGGDIKSDLTVFISEMIGPDWAIHSDLPLSEDGFIRADAGCRVSGFEGSVYVAGDAGHFPVPNWIAKQGHMADLHAQALARNLLGDLHGIRTDHTFRQEFICIVDTLDAGILIFRDQTRSRVFKSRLLHWAKRLFIWAYLYEYRNNR
- a CDS encoding DNA polymerase III subunit epsilon, with protein sequence METLVIIDFETTGLSPGQGDRATEIAAIVLQDRCIVRRYQSLMNAGVRVPPFITEFTGITNEMVRRAPPAALVMNEVADFVGDLPIVAHNASFDQKFWEAELALIRRTSKQPFACSMLAARRLYPDAPNHKLGTLATFARLPNIGKAHRAMVDAEITTHLLNHMEDTVAQRFQIQPLSHAILRHIQRAKVTDLENSLQRLKLSLQKREEKGAR
- the recD gene encoding RecBCD enzyme subunit RecD, which translates into the protein MSNEELIILINVWMARGWLRELDQAFLSFLWKLDPSADSFFLLAAALVSHQLGRGHVCLDLKATLEAPDEILSLPPEGENSGPFMSGAWPTSSGSPEFPSSVVVLPSNVLARITLSNWQCSIRKSSLVAGGSGSTPLVLVDNRLYLRRYWEYEQRVATAIHDRLARIVSVPEDLRVRLERLFPERVLGGPDWQKIACALAARGSFSVITGGPGTGKTTTVVRLLALLQGTARQPEGKLRIRLAAPTGKAAARLTESISKALDKIPEAMREAIPTEASTLHRLLGSRPGSRHFRHNADNPLHADLVVIDESSMIDLEIMAALFSALRPETCLILLGDKDQLASVEAGSVLGDLCQNAEQNGYLSDTVNWISATIGEDVSTWHGNGGKLAQQLIMLRVSHRFTAHSGIGKLAVAVNSGQTHVVRTLWDHIPPYTDITRILLRDESDGNLEKLVVDGTIEKPSISPLVAEKGEAAPITTGGYRHYLELLQRRRPPLRATFDDYEQWAKSILDAFDQFQLLCALRRGPWGVEGLNQRIAEALYQTKLIDQLHGWYEGRPILVTRNDYSLGLMNGDIGIALRFPERIDTDNVLRASGDIAPTRLRVVFRLPDGGIKQVLPSRLTNIETVYAMTVHKSQGSEFDHVALVLPDKNNPVLTRELIYTGITRARHRFTMLLSDTTVLEQSVTRRVRRFGGLAQLLP